The Heliangelus exortis chromosome 25, bHelExo1.hap1, whole genome shotgun sequence genomic interval CTGGTCTGATCTCTCCAGGTAGGTGCTGTGGTTTAATGCTTAACCCTTTCCAGCGGCGGGAGGGAGGGGTGAGGGtgctctgccagctcagcagcccgggctggagggtgctggggagtttggggacagggacaccacgggggctgctgctggcagaggggctgcagtgcTTGGCACTGCTGGAGGTTCTCGTGGCTGAACAAGTTCAGGGTTTTTCTGCTGGAAGGTGAGCACTGCAGGTGAGAACCTGGCTTTGGGAACACAGCCTTGCCCCGTGTTGGCTTGGAGcgacctgggctggtgggagatgtccctgtcctcacaggggggttggaaccggatgatctgtaaggtcccttccagcccaaaccattccttgattctgtgattctgtatttttGATCTGGTTTGCCTTTCACTGGGTGGGTctggctgggctgtgtctcCAGCCTTACCCTGGTGCTGGCTGTGAGGTTCTTCCACTCTCCCCATACAGTCCCTGGGTGTGGGTCCTGGGTCCATCCTGTGCAGGCTGAGCACCCATCCAGTGCTGAGCAAGCACTGATTCATTGGCAGTCTCTGGAGGATCCCCACAGCCTCGGGTGTTGGTCCTTCCTAAAAAGTGATCTGTCTCTGATGGGAGCCAGGGAAGGTGAGGCTTCTGGGCATCATAGGGTGAGTCAGGGGCTCACCCAATGCCTGGCTGATGTGTGGATGTTGGCACTGCCATCTGACACAGCCATGATCCACAAAATGGAGCAGAAACCCTACTTTTAGTGCATATGATGGCTCCAAGACTTAACTGTAAATAACTTTGGGTAAgactgtatcctgggctgcatcaccagCACCATgcccagcaggctgagggaggggattctccaCTCTGCTAGTGGGAGGCATCAAACCCCACAGAGGGTGTTGGAACtcgatgatctttaaggtcccttcaaacccaaaccagtctgggattctctgaaACACCTCCCATGGACACTTCCCAGAAGTGGGAATGGAATGGGACCATCCTACTGAGTGGTTCTCTGGCCTGACTCCATCATCCATGGGATGGATCCAGAGGGCATCCCGACCCCATCCAGATCCAGGTCCTCCAAGCCTGAACACAAGCCCTGTGGGATCCTGCTCCTGGGTTGTTTCACAACCCAAGGAGGCTGCTTCTGCACTCTCATTAGATGAGGCAGTGGTcactgaaacagcagaaatgtCAGAACCTCAGCACTAATGATTAACAGGGCAGGAAAGGACAAGGCAGGGGGACACTCACCAATTTTTAGTCATCTCTTTGAGACTGAAAAGGGTGAGATAGTGAAAAACAAACTCTGCTTtgaaaagaggagggaaagattGGCAAAGCAAATCCCCAGACTAATGGGTGGATTACTCAAGTAAAAATAACGAGAAGCTGCATGTTGGCAGTGCCAGGGTACGTGCTGCCTCCGAGGGAGCCAAGCAAATTCAAGGCaggaaaatctcattttcattttgaagaagCCCGTGCCTGCAAAAACAAGAACTGACTGGCTCTGAcgtggggctgagcagagctgtcactgAGTGAGGGACAAACGTgctgggcagaggcagctccGTGCGTgtctcagccctgctgggtgGGAATATGTGTATCCAGGGAAAGTTGTGCTGGGaatccccccctgccctgcaaaCAGAACCCAAactgcagcccagggcagctccCCCAGTCCTGAGATTCCCTGCTCAGAACCATGGAGGTGGGAGCAGACccaaggagctggagagggctgggaggtggagggctggggatgctcccaGGGGCAGGGCCCAGGCTTCCATAGCTTTCCATAGCTTTCCATAGCTTTCCATAGCCTTCCATAGTTTTCCATAGTTTTCCATGGTTTTCCCCAGCCTTCCACAGCCCCCTCTCTCCATGTGACCATCATGGCAGCCTGGAccaccctcccccccagcatccccattTGCTATTGGGGTATGAAGGCTCCTGTGGGGTGTGGGGTAGGGGCAGGTCACCCCTGGCATTGCCCTGTCCCCAAGCAGGCTCTGggctctctccatcccccctttGCTCTCCGTTCTGCTCTGCTGACCCCCTGTGCTCCACCATCTGCCTCCAGCAGGAAGAACAGAAGCCACAAGGAGCTGTGGGGGGTAATGTGGTTTAATTTATCACCCAGCTCTCATTACACAGTAACTCACAAACCACACTGCCACTCActcaccctgctgctggccatGCCTCAGGTGGGGCTGCTCTGACTTTCCCGTCCTTCAGAGCCAAACTCAAAGGAAACCCCAAgtctggaggcagctggggggctgcaAGGATCAGGTGTGGGGAGGGCTCTGCCCTGTGAGTGTTCACAGCTGAGGACCAGTGAACACTGGGGTGAAAATTCAATCCAtccaacaaaaatattttacagcagaGTTCATGCATCTGCAGAGAGGGTGGGACAGGATTTGTActgagagaggaagggaaagttGGGGTTTTCCAAAAAACCTCTCAGTTAGGGTGGCATTTTATCCAGAAGTTTATACATTCAGCTTgtgcaaaataaaatccttAAAGATGGCTCTTTCAAGAGGGTTGGTTACAAACCTTGTCTTTTTGGTACAATCTGTGATGATAATTCCCAGTCCCAGCCACATGCAGGGAGTGAGAGGATCTCTGCCCGTGGTGTTTCCAGGCAGACCTTGTCAGCAGGTGCCTCCAGCTGCCTTTTTGCTcaataaaaattcaaatgcCATCACCACAACTTGCACTGGGGCCAAAATCTTCTGCCACCAGTGGTTACCCTTCCAGTTCATGCAGCTGAGATGAGGGACCCGGTCTTGCTAAGTTGTAGGTTGAATATCCTTTCCTGGGAATGCTGGCTAATTTAGGGATTCCTTTGAAACAAGTGCTCCCTCCAACAGAAGGAATTAGGAGTTGTAATGTCAAGTGTTTCTGTTGGGAAATGCCTGCACCACCTGGGTGGAGCAAGAACCCTCTGTGACACCTGATTCACACTGgcatctgcagcagctggagaaggcaACCAACATCCACCAGCCCCAAAGGTGTTCCAGTCTCCTTCTTTGTCTGGCATCAGGGCTGGACACAGCCCCTCCATGTCCCCGTGTTTCATCCCAAACAGCCTGGCCAGGCAGAGGACCCTTGAGGATGAAGAGGAGCAGCAACGCGAGCGCCGGAGAAGGCACCGGAACCTCCTGTCCTCCACAGCAAGGGATGAGGAACCTCCCAGCCCTGTGAAGGACACAAATCCAGCTTCCAGCAGGTGTGTGAGGTCCTGTACAGTCCATCCTACTCATGGTGCTGATGACTCACAGgttgctgctttgctttgctcaACCCTGAgccaaagctgctgcagctggtgggATTTTCTTCTGGGTGAGTGGGCTGAGCTGTGGGAAGGGCTGGGCTCcaaggggagaaggaggagtaGCAGAAGAGGGAAATACCCCTGGTGGGTTGAATCCTCTGTCTTAACATGCCCCATGGCACAGGGAGCCAGTGTGCCAGGGTGAGGGTGGGTGCTGAAGAGGAGCTCAGGTGGGTGCTAGCCATGTCCTGGTGGGGTCTCGAGCAGGAAAGAGCAGCCAGGCCCCTCTGAACCTTGCAGGGCAGGGGAGCTGAGTGTGCAGCACTTGGCTGGCTGTCCTCTTGCCCCTCTGAACCTTGCAGGGATGTTGTGTGACCTGTGCTGAAGTGGGCAGGAGAACCAAGGGCTTCCCAGAGGTTCTCCCaaagttccctgctgcagagagctgggatttGGAGGCACCCTGAGCTCAGCTGCCTTTACACAACTGATCCTGGAAATGTCCAGGACTTGGTGGGTGCTGATGTCCTGGGATGAAGCTGTGGAAATTCTTAATCCCTGCCACAGAAACCCAAGaacaactaaacaaacaaacaaaccaacaaacaaaaccaggaggGAAAACCCACTTTTGATCCAAACTTGTCCTCAGTGAACCTGGCTGGGGTGATGGGATGAGTGTGGTTGCAAGTCCTGGTCTGCAGGGATGACCCCAGGATGCTGGTGGGATTTTTATGCTCCCCCAGAGCCTTTCAGCTGGGTTAAGCTCCCCTGCAGAACTcagggtgctggtgctgagctctgcccccATTTTGTCTCCATCTCCAGACCTCAACCTGCGGTGAAGTCAGGGTTCCCAGAGAACAAGGAAGAACGTAAGGTCTCAGAGGTGCTGAAGACACAAGAAGGGAGAAGGACGAGGTCCCCAATGTCCATCTCAGAGAAGCTGaggcagaaggagcagcaggagccgGGGGTGGGGAGGAGCCGTGTGCgtgcagagcaggagaagaTCCAGGCTGGAGAGAGGGATCAGGATGGGACCAAAGGCAGAAGAGACCAACCAGGAGATCAGCACCCGGTGCAGAAGGCAGTGGTGAGGGGACGGCTCCAGGACAAAGAGGGACAAAGTGTGGGGACACGTCAGggggagcagcagaaggaggagggggagcagcagccaaggGCATCGCCAGAGCTCGGGGGCTGCCGCATCCGGGAGGTGAAGATCTTGACcaggcagggaagctgcagcatGGAGGAGAAAACATCCTCAGTGGTGACCCTGGCTTTGGACTCCCAGGTGAGCAGGAATGGACAAGGCACCAACCCTTGGGGTGCAAGGTCCTTGGTATTGGGAGGACaatggagagagggaaagcCCAAAAGTCCCAGGAGGGCAATGGGACCCATGGGCTTTTGGGGAAGGGTTTTCTTAGGGCTGCAAACCATGAGGTGCTGGACAGGGTCCCGTCACCACCACCTGTCCCTCCCTTGCATGTATGATTCTAATCACCTTCTCCAGCAAACCTCCACTGATTGCCACTTATTGTGGTTTCTCTGAAGTGGTGTTCAGGGCTTTGCATATCCCAGTGAGATATGTGCAAGGCTTGGAGGATCTCATCCATCTCAGCCTTCTGCCTCCACACCAGTTCCCACCCTGGCTACCCTACTCCCTGTGCCTTCTCTGCAGGGATGCATCagacatctgcttttttttttctcagaaaccATCCAGGAGTCCCTCCAGGGAGGTAACTCAGCTGTCTCCCACCCCAGAGGAATCTGCAGAAAAGTCAGATACTTTCCCAACTCCTGTCACctacagcagctccatcagacGAACCAGCCCCAGAACTGTCTCCTTCAGGGTAAGAGATAAAGCAAGGAGGAGAAAGACTCTCATTTGGGTAGTGGAAGGTGAGGGGAAGGACAGGGTTGCTTTGGTCTCCAGGTTATTTTGGCAGAACCTGTTCCCAAACATGTGCTCAGATTCTACCCTTGGTTTGggcactgcagctctgcatcAGGCTTTCCtctattttccttctctgggtCTGGCTGAAGGCCTGTGGTGAACATGCCCCTGTTCATAGGCTTTGTGCTGGAATGGAAATTTATGGGAAGTAATGAGAAAACAGGGAGCTTGTTGTCCACAGATTTTCCAAGGAGTCAAGGGAATGACCATGCACCCTCCAGCATTCCTCGTCTTCTCTGAGAGCACAGGATAAGAATAAAATCCAACCTCCTTCTTGTCCTTTCTTACAATCCTGAGAATATCTTAATTCcaccccctaaaaaaaaaaaaaaaaaaaaaaaatctgtgcaatAAAGTACTTGGAGAGGTtgggaaaggcaggagctgTTGAGGTCCTCTATGCTGAGATCTGGGCTGACTGGTTGGGCTGGACTTCCATGAGAACAAAACCTTTAGCACCACAAGTGGTCCTTAGTCTGGAGAGCTCTGAGCTCTGGTGTGGGTGAAAATGGCACTTGCTTGAAAGCTTGGGGCTGAATCTGAGATAGTTTCTCCTTCAATAACCAAAAATGGCTCCAGTATCTCCTCTCCTTGTGTCTTCCAGGTGAtctcaagaaaacagaaagaagaaagccaAAGCCCTCTCACTAGGAGGTCAGCATCTCTCTTCATGTTACTTTGGCCTTTCTGAGCAGGGACTGTCATGCTTTGGTCTCCAAGGGATAGAAGGAGGTGACAGGACCTGGTCCCAGCTTGTGAGTGCCCTGGTACAGGTCTGGTGAACTTGGCAGTTTCATACTTGGCAGTTTAGTCAGGGTAAACTGAGGACCTCACAGctatttttcagtggtcagtATGGCCCTAGTAAGATGGGGATACCCAGGGAATGAGCAGGGAATGAGCTGCTGTGCTTCACTTGGAAGACagatgcaggaggaggggacaggatCTCCTGCCCTGTGGAGTCACCCAGCACCATGGGCTGAGTccaaggagatgctgagggtGTTGCCTTTGGGTGTTGGAACTAATGAtgaatgtcccttccaacccaatctGTTCTGTGGTTCCATGTGTCCAACTTCCCTTTTCTTCACCAGTGTGAGCCTGAGGATCCCCGGGAGCAGCACAACCATtggggagaagctggagaagtaCAACTCAGCTGTGCAGGTAGAGGCACAGCAGGactggagggaggggatggatgtgtggggagggatgggctggagctgagagggggagggagagaggggctgagctgcacaAAACACCCAGTGCTGATGGGGCTGAAGGAGACATTCCCAGGCAGAAGAAGGGATGGGGCTCAGGCTTTTAGGAGCAGAGAGAAGCCATTCCTTGGAGAGGGTCGCAGGGGTGCTGCACAGATCTGCTGGGAGGAGCCATGGGGCAACCCCAtgagctggggatgggcaggAAGGGAACCAAGCCCAGCAGGGTGGGGATGTCAGCCAGAACCAGGACTTGGCTTTTACTGCTTGGGGTGCAACATGGCACTGGCTGATGCCCCTCTATCCTCCCAGCGCTCAGAGGTGGTGAGATCCTCCCTGGCTGTTCAGAAGAGCCTCTTGCTCTCCTCCGAGGGGGTGGCCAGCAAGCGCAACTTCTTTGAgaccagtgctcccagtaagACTGAACCGGTGGCTGTCAAGAAGGTAAGGGCAGGGGCTGGCCTGAGTGAGGACCTTCTGGCAGGGTCCTGTGCCACGGCAGGCACGAGATTTTTGGACAAATCTTCCCCTAAACCCAATCAGGAGGTTGTAGGTTTAGAACACAACTCTTCCCAGGGGTCTGAGGGGggaccttgtggctctctgcagccccctgagaggaggttggagccagggggggtcgggctctgctcccaaggaacaagggatgggacaagaggaacttttggcctcaagtggtgccaggggaggtttaggttggagctggggaagaatttctgcctggaaagggttgtcagggcctggcccaggctgcccagggcagggctggagtccccatcatccctggaggggtttcagaccctggagatgtggggatgaggggcatggggtgggggtggcctgggcagggatgggggaagggttggactggataatctgagaggtcttttccaatccaAATGATTCCCACAATACcaaggcagagcccagcaggctGCAGGTTGTTGGGAGTTTGGGCAGGGCTGGACTTGGACCAAGCACACCGAAACTGCTCTctggtggggttgggtttgtGGCACTGAGCTGGGATGGAGCCAAGGTGTGGGCTGGGGCTCTTCCTGCTGCAGGTTTGCTCACTCTCCCCATGCCCTGGGGATTATCCTGGGTTGTGTTCCTGAAGTGGGAGAGCTGGTGCTGTAACCCTGTTGTCCCCCTCTGTGCCACAGGACAACCTGAAGCTCTCGGGCTCCGTGACATCCCGCATTAACCTCTGGATCAGCCGAGGCCAGGAGCCTGCCAAGGAGGAGAAGAGCAAGGTACCAGCTGGTGCTGACACCTCAGGCTGGATCCTAGTGGGACATGTCCCCACCTCTGGGGTATAAGGAGTTTGAAGGGTTGATGAACCTTTGGCTGAACCCATTAAAGGGTTTGAGAGGAGTTtaggcagggctgggtgctgcagagcctgAGATGTTTGGGCTTTACTTAATGCTGTGCCAGGATCCTGATCCCAAAGTGCCTGGGCAGCTGCTACCAGCTCttggggtgaggagggagcaggaacCAGCTGGGTGCATGTCCCAGGGGATGTGCAGGGGGATCTGACCCTGACACCAGTGACAGAGATCACCCCAGCATGATCCCATCTCTGGGTTCTGCAGGGCTTAGAGAACTGTGAGCACTGAGAGCTCCTGCTCCTCGTGTCTGGAGCAATCTGCAACCCTGAGTCCACCCCAGCCCCCAGAGTAGGGACCAAAGGACAGCTCAGGGACTTGGGGGTCAGCACTTTGCCACCACAGCTGCACCAGGACGTGGGTGCAAGGCAGATGGACTGGAAACCCTTTGTCCTCAGGGAACTGTCCCCTGCTTGGACAGAAGAGGTTCAGCAGGTCCTGGGGATATGTCCCTGATAACAGCACCAAGGAACTTTGTCCCTGCTGGTGGCAGAGTCTCTGAGAGCCACCTGAGTGCAGGACCAGgaggggcagctccagcccagccccagacAAGCCCAGGcacccccagcactgagctgcagaATTAACACTGCCCAAACGTGTCTGTcccaggaggctgagctggCTCCACGGCTGCCAGGAAAAGATTTGCTCCCGGGGTCACCCGTGGGTAAAGCTTGCAGctccttttgctgttttgtcTCTTCTGCCACCCCTCTCTGTGGGCTGGAGCTGCACTTGGGTCTGAAGGTCTCCCAGGTGCAAGATCTCAAAGCTGAGCACTTTCATCTGCAGCATTTGCACCTCAAGGTTTGGCTGAAGTCAGATCAAGGCACCACAGCAGATGCTGCATGGGGAAAACTTCTGGTGTGATTTATGACTTTCCTGTTTGCAGGACATCAGGAAGATAAACAGCCTGCCAAAACGTGATGTCTGGGTAAAGCAGCCAAGAGGCACCCCTGGAGACAAGGTAGACGTGGAGCTGCTTGGAAAACTGCATCCTctgagctggaggcagagctgggacctCCCTGGGGTGCATCAGCCCCCGTGGGACAGATGGGGGGAGGGAGTCACGGGGGACACCCAGGACCCCATGGGCTGGGGGAATCAGCATGAgggggca includes:
- the LAD1 gene encoding ladinin-1 produces the protein MTSSRRNWSDLSSLARQRTLEDEEEQQRERRRRHRNLLSSTARDEEPPSPVKDTNPASSRPQPAVKSGFPENKEERKVSEVLKTQEGRRTRSPMSISEKLRQKEQQEPGVGRSRVRAEQEKIQAGERDQDGTKGRRDQPGDQHPVQKAVVRGRLQDKEGQSVGTRQGEQQKEEGEQQPRASPELGGCRIREVKILTRQGSCSMEEKTSSVVTLALDSQKPSRSPSREVTQLSPTPEESAEKSDTFPTPVTYSSSIRRTSPRTVSFRVISRKQKEESQSPLTRSVSLRIPGSSTTIGEKLEKYNSAVQRSEVVRSSLAVQKSLLLSSEGVASKRNFFETSAPSKTEPVAVKKDNLKLSGSVTSRINLWISRGQEPAKEEKSKDIRKINSLPKRDVWVKQPRGTPGDKL